In one window of Porites lutea chromosome 8, jaPorLute2.1, whole genome shotgun sequence DNA:
- the LOC140945851 gene encoding uncharacterized protein gives MEKVYQHFLTLFLSGLFMCYALTEATQHNCSAIRDEEKVGCVLPHPKNPNGTVCLLHGCCWNPAEQNMRLKCFTKSGGTCMPYAGKVCQESINTTLGSYRNTPRFIDNKFGQLGTETFLQIGTNIINSFVKKDDRKCRYIIHNMLCQYTLQPCYPDNTVVEYCKEDCEAIFRDCQEPLNQVIGAIKFHVQQNGLDFVHTGLPDCTRHKPAKYFDNLPNRTCIKTGFFGYTEPVTEPGWNFSKTKTRITEPATEPITGPNEIPICPTSSFPADNNKPLIIIFLVVIGLFSL, from the exons ATGGAAAAGGTTTATCAACATTTTCTAACATTATTTCTGTCAGGATTATTTATGTGTTACGCCCTAACTGAAG cTACGCAACACAATTGTTCTGCAATACGCGATGAGGAGAAAGTTGGATGTGTTCTCCCACATCCTAAGAATCCAAATGGTACAGTTTGTTTACTTCACGGCTGTTGCTGGAATCCAGCGGAACAAAACATGAGACTAAAATGTTTCACAAAAAG cggtGGCACATGCATGCCTTATGCAGGAAAAGTTTGCCAGGAGTCAATAAACACAACACTCGGCTCTTACAGGAACACTCCGCGCTTCATTGACAACAAATTTGGCCAGTTGGGTACTGAAACATTCCTGCAGATTGGtacaaatataataaacagttttgttaaaaaagatGACAGAAAGTGTCGGTATATTATACACAACATGTTGTGCCAGTACACTTTACAGCCTTGCTACCCGGATAACACGGTCGTGGAATACTGTAAGGAAGATTGTGAAGCCATATTCAGAGACTGCCAGGAACCGCTTAATCAAGTTATTGGTGCTATTAAGTTCCACGTGCAGCAAAATGGTCTTGATTTTGTACATACGGGGCTACCAGACTGTACCCGACATAAACCTGCCAAATATTTTGACAACTTGCCAAACAGGACGTGTATCAAGACCGGGTTCTTTG GTTACACTGAGCCCGTAACAGAACCTGGgtggaatttttccaaaacgAAAACACGTATCACAGAGCCAGCCACAGAACCAATCACAGGGCCAAATGAAATACCAATTTGTCCAACATCATCTTTCCCAGCGGATAATAACAAACCACTCATAATCATCTTCCTCGTGGTCATTGGGTTATTTTCATTGTGA